A genomic region of Miscanthus floridulus cultivar M001 chromosome 3, ASM1932011v1, whole genome shotgun sequence contains the following coding sequences:
- the LOC136541776 gene encoding E3 ubiquitin-protein ligase UPL1-like isoform X2 produces the protein MKLKRRRAVEVPPNIKSFINSITTVPLENVELPLKNFAWEFDKGDFHHWVDLFNHFDSFFESYIKSRKDLHLEDNFLDVDPPFPREAVLQILRVSKLILENCTNRHFYIFFEHLSALLASTDADIIEASLQTLMAFVDKSVGKSSIRSASLASKLFAFSQGWGGKEGGLGLIACSLPSVSDPVSTEFGSTLHFEFYRAADKSEKSQCLENENRLEVIHLSNVNTCKETDLEILDRLIKDYSVPQALRFPLLTRLRFARAFDTLTCRHQYICICLYAFIVLVQAGHDSEGLSTFLSNEPEFIDELLSLLSYEDEIPEKIRILGILSLVALCQDRSHQPTVLSLVTSGGHRGILPSLMQKAVDSIINGSMKWSIIFAEALLSLVSMLVSSTPGSLALQEAGFIPTILPLLKDTNTQHLHLVSTALHVIESFLDYHNPSSALFRDLGGLDDTIARLKIEVSQVVVVSKKFEQSHSNNKGKEVESCPPVQDILPSCSESLILYHRKNLMKVLLRTISLATYVPGSSARVDGSEENVLPPCLCKIFKRGKDFGGGVFSLAASVMSDLIHKDPTCYTVLDAAGLPQAFLDAIMGGVLYNSDAVSCIPQCLDALCLNNNGLQLVKDRNALRCFVKIFTSRSYLKALSGDTTGALSSGLDELMRHASSLRSSGVSMFIEILDTISKVGCGGDSISCKESYNSSAAVPMDTDVEVATTQSEGVPPEVGCSVKTVDAPLDALTSSSIELFLPECICNVARLLETVLQNTDTCRLFIEKKGIEAVLQLFKLPSIPVFVSIGQSISVAFKNFSPQHSVSLARAVCSFFRDHLKMTNELLGSISGTKLVDSEPTKQSALLKSLSTLEGLLSLANFLLKGTTIMVSELAFADAEILKELGKVYIEVTWQISLLSDSKVDKQEADQDDLAGDASISERDSDDDTNTAPFSRYTNPVSARASLSPWSMEQDFISTVRSAANMHRHGRHSLSRISGRLNGALDATNTDLDGPCFPAETSRSHDALKKSPDVVVSELLTKFGYTMRSFLSSLVKGSAARRRADSNLNPASRSLVTALAQIFLSALGFSGHSTAGFEMSLSVKCRYLGKVVEDMAVLTFDSRRRLCNSALVNSFYVNGTFKEVLTTFEATSQLLWTLPFSVLAAASDQGSSVSEKVSHNSWLLDTLQSYCKFLEYCVNSTFLLSPSSSHNQLLVQPIVTELSINLFPVPSDPESFARMLQSQVLDAVLPVWNHTMFPECSPALVTSLVSIMNNICSVVGDMKQSRSSVGVANQRVTSPPLDESAIATIVEMGFSRARAEESLRSVRTNSVEMATDWLFSHPEEFVQEDVQLAQALALSLGSSIETPKEDGSHKNDTAIAEEKSVFVLPLDDILTVSTKLFRSSDSTMAFPLTDLLVTLCNRNKGEYCKRVVLYLFEQLRCFSSDTTGDMGALYSVSHLLALLLSEDSGIREISAENGVISQVLNMLESLKSRTDQTDQTWNSISALLLILDNMLQFNPKLYMETMDGISKSISDASSADSKANPLPTAENGTEIIDSADDASANVFKKVLGKSTGYLNDQESQKALVFCCEFIKLCVPATVMQAVLQLSARLTKTHALAAHFFESGGLASLLNLPGTCIFPGFETLASAIVRHLIEDPKTLQSAMELEIRQSLSNRGSRTPRSFLTIMAPLISRDPVIFMKAVTSVCQLDYSGGRMNVVLLKDKEKDREKQKVPVTESGVPCNEPVRLIAEVKSVDTPNRCSRNHKKVPASLSQVIDQLLEIIMSYPSASKEHRFDGYSLLTPMDVDEPNMKGKSKVEDGQELDGDALSERSALLSKFAFVLKLMSEILLMYMHAVGIILRRDTEISQSRSCDQAAGHSGLLHHIFYLLLPLPSVKMADASDDWIGKLSERASWFLVALCCRSAEGRRRVVSEIVKAFNYFIASASNTSKGSLIPDRKVLAFSELVNSILSWNSQSNLPVLGCSPDIAKPMVDGGMVQSLSGLLKVIDLDHPDAGRVVNLILKALDSLTRTAYASNQVLKTDRFTNNRLPGSHEQTREADDTVIHEQTTDDTHHHTNDIIQSASQQAQELSHVGGNNNENLDQPAEQEMGVDLADNNTSNGNPPMRAVQFMREEAIEGNVMATSTDVGLAFSVQHQVDEMGVEDEDLGEEGEDEEDEDEDDEEIADEGAGLMSIADTDIEDQENNAIGDEYNDDLMDEEDDDFLENRVIEVRWRESLTGMDHHLRFSRGRADSSGFIDISSESFHGVGTDDSFNLHRSFGLERRRQSGSRSLLDRPRTDGNAFLHPLLVRPAQSREGTSLAWPSGGPSSRDFHTLSFGNSDIPLYMLDAGFPPETAPAVFGERVVSTALPPLIDFSLGLDSLRIRRGPGGNLWTDDGQPQAGNHAAAVAQAVEGHFVSQLTVASNSNNAPQVQPEQTGNAVNAQLALPDTGNTEPVATDPLSQPVGSHQPVCTVNQGLAPANDVLCPTDVHVNQQLVGSVYDNRVEEAVRQTAPDDPNTIPQSDEMICIADTQLDGHPERDSLSGNESYGHIMQNEIEAPQQVHLGNDPREAPSDLESSCHALVTSATAAPELSDAHVDSAAVDADVDMNSVDIAENEVENSAPADGNDLSSRRHEEAELQTEQPNANNEASSANEIDPTFLEALPEDLRAEVLASQQNRSAPAASYTPPAAEEIDPEFLAALPPDIQAEVLAQQRAQRIAHSQPVGQPVDMDNASIIATFPPDLREEVLLTSSEAVLSALPSALLAEAQMLRDRELSRYRARGSLFGGSYRLGGRRLPTDNQTIIDRAVGVTVGRRVISTKPGGSKGKDVEGTPLLDSEALRALIRLLQLAPPLSKGLLQRLMFNLCAHSVTRVTLVGHLLNMIKPESEGLSVSDCMATYRLHGCQWNIVYAQPYSANGLPPLVTRRLLEILTYLASNHPSVADLLIHFNPSASSNCLTLQHNKETSQKSSTLNMLQPSSEGYTPILLFLKLLNKPLFLRSRVYLEQVMCLLEVVVNNAASQIDCPPHSAQITNSSDIELVDGTPSQTQVEPSTLEQGHIPDNNQSRDVDVPPSCAKQNDNVHEILTQLPDAELHNLCNILALEGLPDKVYSLAAEVVKQLTSVAASHRKFFSIELAGVAQSLSSSAVEELVTLKNTQMLGLSTCSMAGAAILRVLQVLSTLTSGVMDSRYEKDLRQEEQSILWDLNVGLEPLWQELSDCISATEAKFVHNSSLASHAPLMDALEVGASSSGSSSLPPGTQRLLPFIESFFVLCEKLQTNQPVTQSDYSVTAPEVKESAGSSSSPSLKTGGICNVSFIRVAEKHRRLLNVFIRQNPSLLEKSLSMMLKVPRLIDFDNKRAYFRSRIRQQHDQLLSAPLRISVRRAYVLEDSYNQLRLRRTQDLKGRLTVQFQGEEGIDAGGLTREWYQLLSRVIFDKGALLFTTVGNNATFQPNPNSVFQTEHLSYFKFVGRVVAKALFDGQLLDVHFTRSFYKHILGAKVTYHDIEAIDPDYYKNLKWMLENDVSDLPDLTFSMDPDEEKHILYEKTEVTDYELKPGGRNIRVTEETKQEYVDLVAEHILTTAIRPQINGFLEGFTELVPRDLISLFNDKELELLISGLPEIDLDDLKVNTEYIGYSAASPVIQWFWEVVKAFSKEDMARLLQFVTGTSKVPLEGFKALQGISGPQRFQIHKAYGAPDRLPSAHTCFNQLDLPEYTSKEQLEERLLLAIHEASEGFGFG, from the exons ATGAAGCTCAAGCGGCGACGCGCGGTAGAAGTG CCTCCAAATATAAAATCTTTCATCAACAGTATTACCACCGTTCCTCTTGAGAATGTAGAATTGCCGCTGAAGAATTTTGCATGGGAATTCGACAAG GGGGATTTCCATCACTGGGTGGACCTTTTCAATCactttgattctttctttgagaGTTATATCAAATCAAGGAAAGATTTGCATCTTGAAGATAATTTTCTTGATGTGGATCCCCCATTTCCTCGAGAAGCAGTCCTTCAAATTCTCCGAGTATCAAAACTAATATTGGAAAATTGTACAAATAGACACTTCTATATTTTTTTTGAG CATCTGTCTGCCCTTTTAGCATCTACAGATGCGGATATTATTGAAGCAAGCTTGCAGACATTAATGGCTTTTGTGGACAAGTCAGTTGGGAAAAGCTCAATACGCAGTGCGTCTCTCGCTTCAAAGTTATTTGCCTTCTCTCAAGGTTGGGGTGGAAAAGAAGGTGGCCTTGGATTAATAGCATGTTCTCTGCCCAGTGTATCTGATCCAGTTTCCACTGAGTTTGGCTCCACTCTCCATTTTGAGTTCTATCGTGCTGCTGATAAATCAGAAAAATCCCAGTGTCTAGAGAATGAGAACAGGTTGGAAGTAATTCATTTATCGAATGTCAATACTTGCAAGGAGACAGATCTTGAAATACTAGACAGATTAATCAAGGATTACAGTGTGCCACAAGCTTTAAGGTTCCCTCTTCTTACAAGACTGAGATTTGCAAGGGCATTTGACACTTTAACATGTCGACACCAGTATATCTGTATCTGCCTGTATGCCTTTATTGTTCTTGTCCAAGCAGGCCATGATTCGGAAGGTCTATCAACATTTTTGAGCAACGAACCAGAATTCATTGATGAGCTGTTATCACTGCTTAGCTATGAGGATGAGATACCAGAAAAAATTAGGATACTGGGAATCCTTTCATTAGTTGCACTGTGCCAAGATCGATCTCACCAGCCTACTGTATTGTCCTTAGTAACTTCTGGTGGTCATCGTGGTATCCTTCCTAGTCTCATGCAGAAGGCAGTGGACTCTATCATCAATGGTTCTATGAAATGGTCCATAATATTTGCCGAAGCACTTCTCTCGCTTGTATCAATGCTGGTATCATCAACACCAGGTTCTCTAGCTCTACAAGAAGCAGGCTTTATACCCACTATTTTGCCTCTTCTCAAAGACACAAACACACAGCATTTACATCTAGTTAGTACAGCACTGCATGTCATTGAGAGCTTCCTGGATTATCACAATCCTTCTTCAGCATTGTTCAGAGATCTAGGTGGACTAGATGACACTATTGCTCGTCTTAAGATAGAAGTATCTCAAGTTGTGGTTGTTTCAAAAAAATTTGAACAGTCTCATTCTAACAATAAAGGAAAAGAGGTTGAAAGCTGTCCACCTGTGCAAGATATACTGCCTTCATGTTCTGAATCCTTGATTTTGTATCATAGGAAGAACTTAATGAAAGTTTTACTACGTACAATATCTCTGGCAACATATGTGCCTGGTAGTTCTGCTCGTGTTGATGGTTCAGAAGAGAATGTGTTACCCCCATGTTTATGTAAGATTTTTAAGAGAGGCAAGGACTTTGGTGGTGGTGTTTTCTCACTTGCTGCAAGTGTTATGAGTGATCTCATACATAAAGATCCAACATGCTATACTGTTCTTGATGCAGCTGGTTTGCCACAAGCATTTCTTGATGCCATAATGGGTGGTGTACTTTATAACTCTGATGCAGTCTCATGTATACCACAGTGTTTGGATGCATTGTGCCTGAACAATAATGGTCTTCAATTGGTAAAGGACCGCAATGCTTTAAGATGTTTTGTGAAAATCTTTACCTCTAGATCATATCTGAAAGCTCTTAGTGGTGACACAACGGGGGCCTTATCAAGTGGACTTGATGAATTAATGCGTCATGCATCATCATTACGATCCTCTGGAGTTAGCATGTTTATTGAAATCTTGGACACTATTTCTAAAGTAGGGTGTGGTGGAGACTCTATTTCCTGTAAGGAATCTTATAATTCTTCTGCAGCTGTTCCCATGGATACTGATGTGGAGGTAGCTACAACACAGAGTGAGGGTGTACCTCCTGAGGTAGGATGCTCAGTCAAAACAGTTGATGCTCCTCTAGATGCTTTGACATCATCATCCATTGAGTTATTTCTTCCTGAGTGCATATGCAATGTTGCTCGTCTCCTTGAAACTGTTCTGCAAAATACTGATACATGTAGGCTATTTATTGAGAAAAAAGGCATTGAAGCTGTACTTCAACTCTTTAAGTTGCCATCAATACCTGTATTTGtttcaattggtcagagtatttCTGTTGCATTCAAGAACTTCTCACCTCAGCATTCTGTTTCTCTTGCACGAGCAGTGTGCTCATTCTTTAGAGACCACCTTAAAATGACCAATGAATTGTTGGGTTCGATCTCTGGAACTAAGCTGGTTGATAGCGAACCTACAAAGCAATCAGCTCTTCTGAAGTCACTTTCTACCCTTGAAGGGCTTTTGTCTCTTGCAAATTTTCTCCtgaagggaactaccattatgGTCTCAGAACTGGCTTTTGCTGATGCTGAGATATTGAAGGAATTGGGGAAGGTTTATATTGAAGTCACATGGCAGATATCTTTACTCAGTGATTCTAAGGTGGATAAGCAAGAGGCAGATCAAGATGATTTGGCTGGGGATGCTTCAATTTCTGAAAGGGATAGTGACGATGACACAAATACAGCACCATTTTCAAGATATACGAATCCTGTTTCAGCAAGGGCTTCTTTATCACCCTGGAGCATGGAGCAAGATTTTATTTCAACTGTGCGATCCGCTGCCAATATGCACCGCCATGGCCGACACTCATTATCCAGGATAAGTGGGCGCCTAAATGGAGCGTTGGATGCAACAAATACTGATTTGGATGGTCCTTGTTTTCCAGCAGAGACATCAAGGAGTCATGATGCTCTAAAGAAAAGCCCTGATGTTGTTGTTTCTGAACTTCTGACGAAATTTGGCTATACCATGCGTTCCTTCCTTTCTAGCCTTGTCAAAGGATCAGCGGCTCGGCGTCGGGCTGACTCTAACCTTAACCCAGCTTCGAGAAGTCTGGTGACTGCACTAGCGCAAATTTTCCTTAGTGCTCTTGGTTTCTCTGGACATTCTACTGCAGGTTTTGAGATGTCTTTATCTGTGAAATGCCGTTACCTTGGAAAGGTTGTGGAAGACATGGCTGTGCTTACATTTGACAGCAGACGTCGCTTATGCAATTCTGCACTCGTTAATAGCTTCTATGTGAACGGAACATTCAAGGAAGTTCTAACGACCTTTGAAGCCACCAGTCAGCTACTATGGACACTTCCTTTCTCTGTCTTGGCTGCTGCCTCAGATCAAGGTTCCTCTGTTAGTGAGAAGGTGTCTCACAATTCCTGGCTGCTGGATACATTACAGAGTTACTGTAAATTTCTAGAATATTGTGTGAACTCTACATTCTTATTGTCTCCATCCTCCTCTCATAATCAGCTTCTTGTCCAGCCTATTGTAACTGAGCTGTCAATTAATCTATTCCCTGTGCCTTCAGATCCAGAATCATTTGCTCGCATGCTCCAATCTCAAGTTCTTGATGCAGTTCTTCCTGTTTGGAATCATACAATGTTTCCTGAGTGCAGCCCAGCTCTTGTTACCTCCCTGGTGTCAATTATGAACAATATATGCTCTGTTGTTGGAGATATGAAGCAAAGCCGCAGTAGTGTTGGAGTTGCCAACCAGCGTGTTACTAGCCCCCCTCTTGATGAATCTGCTATTGCTACAATTGTTGAAATGGGATTTTCAAGGGCTAGGGCCGAAGAATCTCTTAGAAGCGTCAGAACTAACAGCGTGGAGATGGCAACAGATTGGTTATTCAGCCATCCAGAAGAATTTGTTCAGGAAGATGTGCAGCTAGCACAAGCGTTAGCTTTGTCGCTTGGAAGCTCCATTGAAACACCCAAGGAGGATGGGAGCCATAAGAATGATACAGCCATTGCTGAAGAAAAAAGTGTATTTGTGCTCCCTTTGGATGACATCCTTACTGTATCAACAAAGCTTTTCCGCTCTAGTGATTCCACCATGGCTTTCCCATTGACTGACCTTCTAGTGACACTATGCAACCGGAATAAGGGTGAATACTGCAAGCGAGTAGTACTGTATCTTTTTGAGCAACTAAGATGTTTTTCGTCAGATACCACGGGTGATATGGGCGCTTTGTATTCTGTTTCTCATTTGTTGGCTTTGCTTCTGAGTGAAGACAGTGGCATACGTGAAATTAGTGCCGAAAATGGTGTCATCTCCCAAGTTCTTAACATGTTAGAAAGTCTTAAATCAAGGACAGACCAGACAGATCAGACTTGGAATTCTATCAGTGCTCTGTTGCTTATATTGGATAACATGCTACAATTTAATCCAAAACTCTATATGGAAACAATGGATGGTATATCCAAGTCAATTTCTGATGCATCCAGTGCTGACAGTAAGGCAAATCCATTACCAACTGCAGAAAATGGAACTGAAATTATTGATTCAGCAGATGATGCAAGTGCTAATGTCTTTAAAAAGGTTTTGGGGAAATCTACTGGCTATTTGAATGATCAAGAGAGCCAAAAGGCACTGGTTTTCTGCTGTGAATTCATTAAGCTATGTGTGCCTGCAACAGTTATGCAAGCTGTGCTTCAGCTCAGTGCTCGCTTGACAAAAACACATGCTCTTGCTGCCCACTTCTTTGAAAGTGGTGGGTTAGCATCTCTTTTAAATCTCCCAGGCACTTGCATCTTTCCTGGCTTTGAGACCTTAGCATCTGCCATTGTGCGCCACCTCATTGAGGATCCCAAGACCTTGCAGAGTGCCATGGAATTGGAGATACGACAGTCATTAAGTAACCGTGGGAGTCGTACTCCTCGCTCATTTCTGACAATTATGGCACCACTGATATCTAGAGATCCTGTGATCTTCATGAAGGCTGTAACTTCAGTCTGCCAATTGGATTATTCAGGAGGGAGAATGAATGTAGTGTTGTTGAAGGACAAGGAGAAAGACAGGGAGAAACAGAAAGTTCCTGTAACAGAAAGTGGTGTGCCATGTAATGAGCCTGTTCGGTTGATTGCTGAGGTTAAATCAGTTGATACACCAAACAGATGTTCACGGAACCACAAAAAGGTTCCTGCTAGTCTTTCTCAAGTGATTGATCAGCTTCTTGAGATCATTATGAGCTATCCATCTGCAAGCAAAGAACATCGGTTTGATGGTTACTCCCTGTTGACTCCAATGGATGTTGATGAACCAAATATGAAGGGcaaatctaaagttgaagatggcCAAGAGCTGGATGGTGATGCCCTCTCTGAGAGATCTGCCTTGCTGTCAAAGTTTGCATTTGTCCTTAAGTTGATGAGTGAAATACTCCTCATGTATATGCATGCAGTAGGGATAATTCTGAGACGGGATACAGAGATATCACAGTCACGAAGTTGCGATCAAGCTGCTGGACACAGTGGTTTACTGCATCATATATTCTATCTGTTACTTCCTCTACCTTCGGTCAAAATGGCTGATGCCTCAGATGATTGGATTGGTAAGTTGTCTGAGAGAGCTTCCTGGTTCTTGGTAGCTTTATGCTGCAGATCTGCTGAAGGTCGTAGAAGGGTTGTTTCTGAAATTGTAAAGGCATTTAACTATTTCATTGCTTCAGCAAGCAACACCTCGAAAGGATCTTTAATACCTGACAGAAAAGTTTTGGCTTTCTCTGAGCTTGTGAATTCCATATTGTCGTGGAATAGTCAGAGCAACTTGCCTGTTCTTGGTTGCTCACCTGATATTGCAAAACCTATGGTAGATGGTGGAATGGTGCAATCTCTTTCTGGTTTGCTGAAAGTAATTGATCTTGACCACCCAGATGCTGGAAGGGTTGTCAACCTGATATTGAAGGCTTTGGATAGCCTCACTAGGACTGCTTATGCCAGCAATCAAGTCCTCAAGACAGATCGATTTACCAATAACAGATTACCAGGGTCACATGAACAAACACGTGAAGCTGATGACACTGTAATCCATGAACAAACTACAGATGACACACATCATCATACTAATGACATCATCCAATCTGCAAGTCAGCAAGCTCAAGAACTGTCTCATGTCGGTGGGAACAATAATGAAAACCTTGACCAACCCGCTGAACAAGAAATGGGAGTTGATCTAGCCGACAATAATACTTCTAATGGCAATCCTCCAATGAGAGCTGTGCAGTTCATGCGAGAAGAAGCTATTGAAGGTAATGTAATGGCTACTAGTACTGATGTTGGTTTGGCTTTCTCAGTGCAACATCAAGTTGATGAAATGGGTGTGGAAGATGAGGATCTTGGGGAGGAAGGTGAggatgaagaagatgaggatgaagatgatgaggaaATAGCAGATGAGGGAGCTGGTTTGATGTCCATAGCTGACACAGATATCGAGGACCAGGAGAACAATGCAATTGGTGATGAATACAATGATGACCTTatggatgaagaagatgatgacttTCTTGAGAACCGTGTTATAGAAGTAAGATGGAGGGAGAGCTTAACTGGAATGGATCATCATCTGCGATTTTCCAGGGGTCGTGCAGACTCCAGTGGTTTTATTGATATATCTTCTGAGTCATTTCATGGTGTGGGGACAGATGATTCATTTAACCTGCATCGTTCATTTGGTCTTGAGCGGCGGCGCCAAAGCGGAAGTAGGTCACTTCTTGATCGACCAAGGACTGATGGGAATGCCTTTCTTCATCCACTGCTTGTCAGGCCAGCACAATCTAGGGAGGGAACTAGTTTAGCGTGGCCCTCTGGAGGACCCTCCTCAAGAGATTTTCACACGCTGTCTTTTGGGAATTCAGACATCCCCTTATACATGTTAGATGCTGGCTTTCCACCAGAAACTGCTCCCGCCGTGTTTGGTGAACGTGTTGTAAGTACTGCTCTGCCACCTTTGATAGATTTCTCACTTGGTTTGGATTCCCTCCGAATTAGGCGGGGCCCTGGAGGTAATTTGTGGACTGATGATGGTCAACCACAGGCAGGTAATCATGCAGCTGCTGTTGCTCAGGCAGTTGAGGGTCATTTTGTGTCACAGTTAACTGTGGCTAGTAATTCAAATAATGCTCCTCAGGTGCAGCCTGAACAGACTGGCAATGCTGTGAATGCACAATTAGCGTTACCAGATACAGGAAATACTGAACCTGTAGCAACCGATCCTCTTTCTCAACCTGTTGGCAGCCATCAGCCAGTTTGTACTGTTAACCAAGGACTTGCTCCTGCTAATGATGTCCTCTGTCCTACAGATGTGCACGTAAATCAGCAGCTTGTTGGTTCCGTTTATGATAATCGTGTTGAAGAAGCGGTGCGGCAAACAGCACCTGATGATCCTAACACTATACCTCAGAGTGATGAAATGATCTGTATTGCTGATACACAGCTCGATGGTCATCCTGAAAGAGATTCCTTGTCTGGTAATGAAAGTTATGGTCATATTATGCAAAATGAGATTGAAGCACCTCAACAAGTTCACTTGGGTAATGATCCTAGGGAAGCCCCATCTGATctggagtcaagctgccatgcaCTTGTCACTTCTGCAACTGCTGCTCCTGAGCTGAGTGATGCTCATGTGGATTCTGCAGCAGTGGATGCTGATGTTGACATGAATAgtgttgatattgctgaaaatgaAGTTGAGAACTCAGCTCCTGCTGATGGCAATGATTTGTCTTCTAGGAGGCATGAAGAAGCTGAGCTTCAGACAGAGCAACCTAATGCTAATAATGAGGCCTCCAGTGCTAATGAAATTGATCCCACATTTCTTGAAGCATTGCCTGAGGATCTTCGTGCCGAAGTCCTTGCTTCTCAGCAGAACCGTTCTGCCCCAGCTGCTTCCTATACTCCCCCAGCTGCAGAAGAAATAGATCCTGAGTTTTTGGCTGCTCTTCCACCAGATATACAGGCTGAGGTTCTAGCCCAGCAGCGAGCACAGAGGATTGCCCACTCTCAACCAGTTGGGCAGCCAGTAGATATGGATAATGCTTCGATTATAGCAACTTTCCCTCCTGATTTACGTGAAGAG GTGCTTTTGACCTCATCCGAAGCTGTTCTGTCTGCGCTTCCTTCAGCTTTACTTGCTGAAGCTCAAATGCTACGGGACAGAGAGTTGAGTCGCTATCGTGCTAGAGGGAGCCTTTTTGGTGGAAGCTACAGGCTTGGAGGGAGGAGGCTGCCAACTGATAATCAGACAATTATAGACAGAGCTGTTGGTGTTACTGTGGGTAGAAGGGTTATTTCTACTAAACCAGGTGGTTCAAAGGGTAAAGATGTGGAGGGGACCCCGCTTCTGGACTCAGAAGCTCTGCGGGCACTTATTCGCCTTCTGCAGCTTGCTCCG CCACTCAGCAAAGGCcttcttcaaaggcttatgttCAATTTATGCGCACATAGTGTCACACGTGTTACCTTGGTTGGCCATCTGCTCAACATGATTAAACCTGAATCTGAGGGGCTTAGCGTATCTGATTGCATGGCTACATATAGATTACATGGATGTCAGTGGAACATTGTTTACGCACAACCTTACTCTGCAAATG GTCTACCTCCACTTGTAACACGGCGACTTCTTGAAATCCTGACATATCTTGCTTCTAACCATCCATCTGTTGCGGATCTTTTGATCCATTTCAATCCTTCAGCTAGTTCAAACTGTTTGACATTACAGCACAATAAAGAGACATCTCAAAAAAGTTCAACGCTGAACATGCTGCAACCATCTTCAGAGGGTTATACACCTATTCTATTGTTTCTTAAGCTTCTAAATAAACCCTTATTTCTGCGGAGTCGCGTATATCTTGAGCAG GTGATGTGTTTGCTGGAAGTAGTTGTTAACAATGCTGCATCCCAAATTGATTGTCCACCTCACTCTGCACAGATAACTAACAGTTCAGATATTGAATTAGTTGATGGGACACCATCTCAAACACAGGTGGAACCATCTACTCTGGAACAAGGTCATATCCCGGATAATAACCAAAGCAGAGATGTTGATGTCCCACCATCTTGTGCTAAACAGAATGATAATGTGCATGAAATCCTTACTCAGCTTCCTGATGCTGAGTTACATAATCTATGCAATATTCTTGCACTTGAGGG TCTTCCAGATAAAGTGTACTCACTTGCTGCGGAGGTGGTGAAACAATTGACTAGTGTTGCAGCATCGCATCGGAAATTCTTTTCCATTGAGTTAGCTGGTGTTGCTCAGAGTTTAAGTTCTTCAGCAGTTGAGGAGCTTGTAACACTGAAGAACACTCAAATGCTTGGGCTCAGTACTTGCTCTATGGCTGGAGCTGCGATCTTGCGGGTACTGCAAGTCCTATCTACACTGACTTCGGGTGTGATGGATAGTAGATATGAAAAAGATTTACGACAGGAAGAGCAGTCTATTTTGTGGGATCTGAATGTCGGTCTTGAACCTTTGTGGCAAGAGTTAAGTGATTGTATAAGTGCCACAGAGGCAAAATTTGTACACAATTCATCACTCGCTTCCCATGCCCCATTGATGGATGCTTTAGAAGTTGGTGCTTCATCCTCTGGTTCATCATCGCTTCCTCCAGGCACTCAACGCTTGTTGCCGTTCATAGAATCATTCTTTGTCCTATGCGAGAAGCTTCAAACAAATCAACCAGTTACACAATCAGATTACAGTGTTACTGCCCCCGAAGTAAAAGAATCTGCTGGAAGTTCATCTTCACCATCACTGAAGACTGGTGGGATCTGCAATGTTTCTTTTATAAGGGTTGCAGAAAAGCATCGACGGCTACTCAATGTTTTCATTCGACAAAATCCAAGCTTACTGGAGAAGTCACTTTCTATGATGTTGAAAGTGCCAAGGCTGATAGATTTTGACAACAAACGTGCTTACTTCCGGTCGCGGATCAGACAGCAGCATGATCAGCTTCTTTCAGCTCCTCTACGCATTAGTGTTCGCAGGGCTTATGTTTTGGAGGACTCATATAATCAGTTGAGATTACGTCGTACCCAGGATCTCAAAGGTCGCTTGACTGTGCAATTTCAAGGGGAAGAGGGCATAGATGCTGGAGGACTAACTAGGGAATGGTACCAACTGCTCTCTAGAGTTATTTTTGACAAAGGAGCTCTTCTCTTCACTACAGTTGGAAACAACGCGACTTTCCAGCCTAATCCTAACTCTGTTTTTCAAACGGAGCACCTTTCTTACTTCAAGTTTGTTGGTCGAGTG GTTGCTAAAGCATTATTTGATGGCCAATTGTTGGATGTCCACTTTACCCGTTCATTTTACAAACATATCTTAGGTGCTAAAGTAACATATCATGATATAGAGGCTATTGATCCTGATTACTACAAGAATTTGAAGTGGATGCTGGAG AATGATGTAAGTGACCTTCCCGATTTAACATTCAGCATGGATCCTGATGAGGAAAAGCATATTCTCTACGAGaagactgag GTTACGGATTATGAGCTAAAACCGGGTGGAAGAAACATCAGGGTTACTGAGGAAACAAAGCAAGAATATGTTGACCTTGTAGCGGAACATATACTGACCACTGCAATTCGTCCTCAAATTAATGGTTTCCTTGAAGGCTTCACAGAGTTAGTTCCAAGGGATCTAATATCGCTATTCAATGATAAAGAACTTGAGCTGCTGATCAGTGGTCTTCCTGAAATTGACC TGGATGATCTGAAGGTTAACACGGAATATATAGGATATTCAGCTGCATCTCCTGTCATCCAGTGGTTCTGGGAAGTTGTTAAAGCATTCAGCAAGGAAGACATGGCGAGACTACTGCAGTTTGTTACCGGAACATCTAAG GTACCATTGGAGGGTTTCAAAGCGCTACAAGGTATTTCTGGCCCCCAGAGATTTCAGATTCACAAGGCGTATGGAGCTCCAGACCGACTTCCATCTGCTCATACCTG CTTTAATCAGTTGGATTTACCGGAATATACCTCAAAGGAGCAATTAGAAGAACGACTGCTGCTTGCCATTCATGAAGCTAGTGAAGGTTTCGGCTTTGGTTGA